CCGGCCATTCGCGAGGCCGCCACGCTGGCCTTCCAAAGTTTAACCGGAGAGAAAAAAACGATTTCCCCGCAACCTTTGCCCAACCAACGACCCTTGAATTGGGCATTCCTCAAAAAAGCCGGAACTGCGCCAATTTTGCGCTTCGAGACCAACCGAGGCGTGTTCCATGCCCAATTACTCACCGAACAAGCCCCGCAAACCGTGCAAACCATCCTACAATTGGTGGAAGAAGGACGGTATAACCCCAATACATGGCATCGGGTGGTGAGCAATTTTGTGATTCAGGCCGGAGACATACAGCAAGCAGGTGGATTTGGGGGGCCAGATTTTTCCATCCGTAGCGAGTTTACCCGCCTCCCCTACCTACGCGGCACGTTGGGTATGGCCAGCGCCGGAAAAGACACCGAAGGCTCTCAATTCTTTGTCACCCATTCCATGCAACCCCATTTAGACGGAAACTATACCGCCTTTGGCTATGTGCCAGAACGCGATTGGCCGGTAGTGGATGGCCTCCTGCAAGGCGATACCATAAAACGGATAACGTGGCAACGTAGCACAAAATAACACAAGGCATGGGACACCGGGCACGCCGAAGAAGGCCTATCTTATCCAATTCCTTGCTTTACACCCCATCAGAAATGGAACGGACCAAGACTTTGTAGGCATAAGCCCGAAGCGACTGCATTGCGTATTTAACCACGAAACTAAAAAGCACCGCCCGCAAAACGAATGGTGCCAGTCCCGATTTTAGGGTACTTAATGCATGATATGATAGAGGAATTTAAACGAAACCTTCCAGTTTTTGTTTAAGTCTTGCTTGATGATGCCTTGATAGGTTTTGCTTTCCATAACTCTTCTACTGTCACCTATGTATATCTCCCATTGTTGTTGTTCGGTGTTATAGGTGAACTCGGTTATGGTAAGTATCATAAACGGCATAATTGGATCACAAAACTGTTCCAAATAGGTTTGGTACTTAGTAGGTGTTTGTTCCTCGTAGGTGTCTCGTATATTCTGAAACCGGAAACATTTTGTAGCAACTCCCTCATAGGATAGGGTTGGGATACTGTTTGACGCTGCCCAACGTTTCCTTTGCGCCATAATAGCAAGAGGTCGTCCACCGAATTCTGGATCCCAATAAACGGTTGGCAAAGATTCTTTCTCTTCTTGCACCAATTTGGCAATGAACGCATGATAGATCAGGGGTGTAAATAAGCTATCTGCTTCTATTTCCGATAAGGCTTGGGCCTGAATGTGGGGGACGCATAAGGCAATAAACCAAATGCCGATGAATGTTTTTTTCATTTTGAGTAGCAGGTTTCTGTATGGGTTGTGGAAAGGCTGTATTTCCCTGTGCCATGAGGCTCACCATAAAGATGATAAAGTTGTTTAGCTGAATAAGTTTCTCAAATTAATTAAGGCTGCGGCAATATGTATCCACGCTTTAAAACAATCTGCTCGGTACTCAAAACGAACTAAGAGGCGCTTGTAAGTATCCAGCCATGCAAATACGAGTTCTATTTTAAAGCGAAAACTGTAAATGTATTCTGAAAAATAACGGTAAGCGGTTTCTATTTTTTTCGCCTTACGCTTGTTCTTTGGGATATTGGCAATAATGGTATGTCTTTCGTCTAATTCTTTGATAAAGGCTGTTACATCAAAGCCTGCATCTGCATTTAAGTGGCTTAAATCCGTGTTTATCCCAATTTTCTTTAAAGTAGCTAACATCAAATTGACTTTCTCAACTACTTCAAAACTATCGTTGTGATGGCCAGAAATACAATCGGAGATCGCTAAAATGTGGTAGTTATTGTCGCAAATGAGTAAATTATTGGTCGTCTTCGCCTTCTTTCGATGTTGATATTTTACTTGCTCGCCCCTTTTTTAGCAGGGGTGTGAGTACCGTCCAACTGAAT
This region of Bacteroidetes Order II. bacterium genomic DNA includes:
- a CDS encoding transposase, with the translated sequence MCDNNYHILAISDCISGHHNDSFEVVEKVNLMLATLKKIGINTDLSHLNADAGFDVTAFIKELDERHTIIANIPKNKRKAKKIETAYRYFSEYIYSFRFKIELVFAWLDTYKRLLVRFEYRADCFKAWIHIAAALINLRNLFS